One genomic window of Bacteroidota bacterium includes the following:
- a CDS encoding SBBP repeat-containing protein, giving the protein MKRNYFTLTNFSIIILTIVTPLIVWGQPYCQWTKGYGLAKDEQSRGISVDNNGNVYSVGHFSSPTITFGSTTLVNVSSTGTSDVFIVKHDSCGNVVWAKHAGDQNYDDRGTAIITDKSGNVYLTGAYYSYYIKFGTDSLSNNGTGWSTYLVKLNSAGTVIWAKGLDASGSVYPSDLAIDKNGDIYMSGYYLSDSVKFGGIKITGNTSDYSSFLAKFSSSGNAISVKSITGYGNNQINSIATDTTGNVIIAGYYSDSLKVDSQILNGQPNLNMFFAKFNPAGTLSWAKSVGDNYNDEATGVTTDKAGNIYLTGYFQSDSVTFDNIKLVLIKFTSWGNGFLAKYDGAGNALWAKRIGGLTDDYGKSVVINKNGDVFVGGRFKSTSITIDGITLNNITGTNTTSDIFLAKYNSNGQLKWAKSAGGPGDDAIDKLALGTNGIPYITGTFKSVSIAFGANTLNNGGLTDIFISNDITRNGMLVPQLCTVTVDSLSKNNVIFWDKTPYMGVKHFIAYRETSSNLYSPLGTIPYDSLSYYTDTVRTKYAPNTGNPNAGTYRYKLQFMDTSGNYSYLSPYHNTIFIVDNGLGQFTWNPLYTIEGSANPVSNYLLMRDNNGTGIWTVANSVTGSQNTVAEPSYSSYINGKWRVETQWSITCTATFSKKSSGKNDDMSVLTTKTINNSRSNIKDNIAVVGVTETNASTLVSVYPNPANDKLNIEWPELSANQPAQILLRNQLGMEVIKFVPEKNQSRTTLDISGIAPGIYCVEIKGNKYTALKKLMVD; this is encoded by the coding sequence ATGAAAAGAAACTACTTTACACTCACAAATTTTTCAATAATTATTTTGACAATTGTAACTCCTCTGATCGTATGGGGACAACCTTATTGCCAATGGACAAAAGGATATGGTTTAGCTAAAGATGAACAATCCAGGGGGATATCAGTTGACAATAATGGCAATGTATATAGTGTTGGACATTTTAGCTCCCCTACAATTACTTTTGGTTCAACAACTCTTGTAAATGTAAGTAGCACAGGAACCTCGGATGTTTTCATTGTAAAACATGATTCGTGCGGAAATGTAGTTTGGGCAAAGCATGCCGGAGATCAAAATTACGACGATAGAGGAACTGCGATTATAACTGACAAGTCAGGGAATGTATATTTAACCGGTGCATACTATTCATACTATATAAAATTCGGTACAGATTCGCTGAGTAATAATGGCACCGGATGGAGTACTTATCTGGTAAAACTAAATTCCGCCGGTACTGTTATTTGGGCAAAGGGTCTGGATGCGAGCGGATCAGTATACCCTTCTGATCTGGCTATAGATAAGAACGGGGATATATATATGTCTGGCTACTATTTGTCTGATAGCGTTAAATTTGGCGGAATAAAAATAACGGGGAACACCTCTGACTACAGTTCATTCCTTGCAAAATTTAGCAGCAGCGGGAACGCTATTTCTGTAAAAAGTATTACCGGATATGGCAACAATCAGATCAACAGCATTGCTACTGACACCACTGGCAATGTAATTATTGCAGGCTATTACTCCGATTCATTGAAAGTTGATTCTCAAATATTAAACGGACAACCCAACTTAAATATGTTCTTTGCAAAATTTAACCCGGCGGGTACACTTTCCTGGGCCAAAAGTGTAGGGGACAATTACAACGATGAGGCTACCGGTGTCACTACCGATAAAGCCGGAAATATTTATCTCACCGGTTATTTTCAGTCAGATTCAGTTACGTTTGATAATATTAAACTCGTACTTATTAAGTTCACTTCCTGGGGAAATGGATTCCTGGCAAAATATGATGGGGCCGGTAATGCGTTATGGGCAAAACGTATTGGAGGGCTTACTGATGATTATGGAAAATCCGTTGTTATAAACAAAAACGGTGATGTGTTTGTCGGTGGCCGATTCAAGTCCACATCGATCACTATTGACGGAATAACACTTAATAATATAACCGGAACCAATACAACCTCTGATATTTTTTTGGCAAAGTATAATTCCAATGGCCAGCTTAAATGGGCTAAAAGCGCGGGCGGACCGGGCGATGATGCAATAGATAAATTGGCTCTCGGAACTAACGGCATTCCATACATTACCGGTACATTCAAATCTGTATCGATCGCATTTGGCGCGAATACACTGAACAACGGTGGCCTTACTGATATTTTTATTTCAAATGATATTACACGTAATGGTATGTTAGTTCCGCAATTATGTACCGTAACAGTTGACAGCCTGTCTAAAAACAATGTTATTTTTTGGGATAAAACACCATATATGGGAGTAAAGCATTTTATAGCATACAGAGAAACTTCCTCAAATCTTTATAGTCCGTTAGGAACTATCCCTTACGATTCGCTGAGCTACTATACTGATACCGTACGAACCAAATATGCACCCAATACAGGCAATCCAAACGCCGGTACTTACAGGTACAAATTGCAGTTTATGGATACATCAGGAAATTACAGTTACCTCAGCCCCTATCACAATACTATTTTTATTGTCGATAACGGATTAGGGCAATTTACATGGAATCCGCTATATACCATCGAAGGCTCTGCTAATCCGGTCAGCAATTACTTATTGATGCGCGATAACAATGGTACCGGAATATGGACTGTGGCAAACAGTGTAACAGGATCACAAAACACTGTTGCAGAACCAAGTTATTCGAGTTACATTAACGGGAAGTGGCGTGTAGAAACACAATGGTCGATCACCTGCACTGCAACTTTCAGCAAAAAAAGTTCCGGAAAAAATGACGACATGAGTGTGCTGACAACCAAAACAATTAACAATTCGAGAAGTAATATTAAAGATAATATTGCAGTTGTAGGTGTTACTGAAACTAACGCAAGCACTCTTGTTTCTGTATATCCGAATCCTGCGAATGACAAACTTAATATTGAGTGGCCGGAACTTTCCGCAAACCAACCGGCTCAGATACTATTGCGAAATCAGCTTGGCATGGAGGTTATAAAATTTGTACCGGAAAAAAATCAATCAAGGACAACATTGGATATTTCCGGCATCGCTCCCGGAATATATTGTGTTGAAATAAAAGGAAACAAATATACCGCCCTTAAAAAACTGATGGTTGACTGA